One genomic window of Actinoplanes lobatus includes the following:
- a CDS encoding galactose-binding domain-containing protein, producing the protein MTPPTLTSPPPQTLRRGRVVLSAVLAATLGITVVSVATDASAADALISQGKPATASSLESTAFPASNAVDGNTGTRWSSTFADPQWLQVDLGSTQSISQVVLNWEAAYASAFTIQTSADGSTWTNISPVTVGQNGSQTLNVTGSGRYVRMNGTTRATPYGYSLWEFQVFGGSGTNPSLPTSDTPDLGSNVRIFDPSTPAATIQSAVDQAFNAQLRSSTAQFGSQRHVFLFKPGTYGRVWANVGFYTSLAGLGLNPDDVTINGAVNVDSGWNYGDESNATQNFWRSMENLSIVPEGGTNRWAVSQAAPMRRVHIKGNLTLAPSNQDNGQGYSSGGYLADSVVDGVVSSGSQQQWYTRDSRIGRWDGGVWNMVYSGVQGAPANAFPNPPHTTLATTPVTREKPFLYVDSAGLYRVFVPALRRDSAGANWPNTAGTSIPMREFYVAKPGDSAARINSALAQGLNLFFTPGTYTLNDTIRVTRANTVVTGIGFPTLIPAGGVEALNVADVDGVKISGLTFDAGTVNSPTLMSVGSAGVHTDHAANPVSVQDVFFRIGSSVQGKATTTLAVHSDDTIIDHIWAWRADHGGAPTGWAVNTGDTGLLVNGDDVLATGLFVEHYQKYEVIWNGNRGRTIFFQNEKPYDVPNQAAWTGPRGNGYAAYKVADNVTDHELWGGGSYAFFSANPSVRVDRAFEVPNRSGVRLRSVLTVSLGDVGTIANVVNDVGGAVPNPAGNTTPRNVVAYP; encoded by the coding sequence ATGACACCCCCGACACTGACTTCCCCACCGCCGCAGACACTCCGCCGCGGGCGGGTCGTACTGAGCGCCGTCCTCGCCGCGACCCTCGGCATCACCGTCGTCTCGGTCGCCACCGACGCCAGTGCCGCGGACGCCCTGATCTCGCAGGGCAAGCCGGCCACCGCCTCGTCCCTCGAGAGCACCGCCTTCCCCGCGTCCAACGCGGTCGACGGCAACACCGGAACCCGCTGGTCCAGCACGTTCGCCGACCCGCAGTGGCTGCAGGTCGACCTGGGCAGCACCCAGTCGATCAGCCAGGTCGTACTGAACTGGGAAGCGGCCTACGCCTCGGCCTTCACCATTCAGACGTCGGCGGACGGCAGCACCTGGACGAACATCAGCCCGGTCACGGTCGGCCAGAACGGCTCGCAGACCCTGAACGTCACCGGTAGCGGCCGGTACGTGCGGATGAACGGCACCACCCGCGCCACCCCGTACGGCTATTCGCTCTGGGAGTTCCAGGTCTTCGGCGGAAGCGGAACCAACCCGTCGCTGCCCACCTCGGACACCCCCGACCTGGGCTCCAACGTGCGCATCTTCGACCCGTCCACACCGGCGGCGACCATCCAGTCGGCGGTGGACCAGGCGTTCAACGCGCAGCTGCGCAGCTCGACCGCGCAGTTCGGATCCCAGCGCCACGTGTTCCTGTTCAAGCCCGGCACCTACGGGCGGGTGTGGGCCAACGTCGGGTTCTACACCTCGCTGGCCGGTCTCGGTCTCAACCCCGACGACGTGACGATCAACGGCGCGGTCAACGTCGACTCCGGCTGGAACTACGGCGACGAGTCCAATGCGACGCAGAACTTCTGGCGCAGCATGGAGAACCTGTCGATCGTGCCCGAGGGCGGCACCAACCGGTGGGCGGTCTCCCAGGCCGCCCCGATGCGCCGGGTGCACATCAAGGGCAACCTGACGTTGGCGCCGTCGAACCAGGACAACGGGCAGGGCTACTCCAGCGGCGGTTACCTGGCCGACTCGGTGGTCGACGGTGTCGTCTCCTCCGGTTCCCAGCAGCAGTGGTACACCCGGGACAGCCGGATCGGGCGCTGGGACGGCGGTGTCTGGAACATGGTGTACTCCGGTGTCCAGGGCGCCCCGGCCAACGCGTTCCCGAACCCGCCGCACACCACCCTGGCGACCACGCCGGTGACGCGGGAGAAGCCTTTCCTGTACGTCGACAGCGCCGGTCTCTACCGTGTCTTCGTACCCGCTCTGCGGCGCGACTCCGCGGGCGCCAACTGGCCGAACACGGCCGGCACGTCGATTCCGATGCGGGAGTTCTACGTCGCCAAGCCCGGTGACAGCGCCGCCCGGATCAACTCGGCTCTGGCCCAGGGCCTGAACCTGTTCTTCACCCCGGGCACCTACACCCTCAACGACACCATCCGGGTCACCCGCGCCAACACCGTGGTCACCGGCATCGGCTTCCCGACCCTGATCCCGGCCGGCGGGGTCGAGGCGCTGAACGTCGCCGACGTCGACGGGGTCAAGATCAGCGGTTTGACCTTCGACGCGGGTACGGTCAACAGCCCCACCCTGATGAGCGTCGGGAGCGCCGGCGTGCACACCGACCACGCCGCGAACCCGGTCAGCGTGCAGGACGTCTTCTTCCGGATCGGCAGCAGCGTCCAGGGCAAGGCCACCACCACCCTCGCCGTGCACAGCGACGACACGATCATCGACCACATCTGGGCCTGGCGGGCCGACCACGGCGGCGCGCCCACCGGCTGGGCGGTCAACACCGGCGACACCGGCCTGCTCGTCAACGGCGACGACGTCCTGGCCACCGGCCTGTTCGTCGAGCACTACCAGAAGTACGAGGTGATCTGGAACGGTAACCGCGGGCGGACGATCTTCTTCCAGAACGAGAAGCCGTACGACGTACCCAACCAGGCCGCCTGGACCGGGCCCCGCGGGAACGGGTACGCCGCCTACAAGGTCGCCGACAACGTCACCGACCACGAACTGTGGGGCGGCGGCTCCTACGCCTTCTTCAGCGCCAACCCCAGCGTGCGGGTGGACCGGGCGTTCGAGGTGCCCAACCGGTCGGGTGTCCGGCTCCGCAGTGTCCTGACCGTGTCGCTCGGTGACGTCGGCACCATCGCCAACGTCGTCAACGACGTCGGTGGCGCCGTCCCCAACCCCGCCGGCAACACCACGCCGCGCAACGTCGTCGCGTACCCCTGA
- a CDS encoding flavin monoamine oxidase family protein — translation MSRTPMLRTLHRIAARATRQAPEQAGISRRTLLRTSAASVAALGLTGAGLSAETPARAASTADIVVVGAGLAGLTAAYELRKAGYRATVIEAADRIGGRCYTDRSTFGGQIVEHGGELIDTGHDAILGLIDELGLKTTNLIEAEPAGTEPLYYFDGAPWSYADAQRDLSVVAARAAADAEAADFPTTYYSSTRQGRKLDAMSIDDWINTRVPGGIRSKAGRLLSTAFTIEYGADSSEQSALNLVYLFGYQESDDITLFGPSDEAFHVTGGNDLIVSRLAAKLPGQITTGTALRALSRTSSGWAVTVGPSTGPGRSTTVTADRVILALPFSLLRDVDLSLAGFPARKLTAINTSNMGTNTKLHMQFSERVWNRLGYTGEVFTDLGFQNTWEVTRGQTGTAGVLVNFTGGSAGADFATLNTAEYAKRFLAQAEPTVPGLTTSWNGKATLQYWTAYPWTRGSYSYYAPGQYTTITGVEEEAVNGCHFAGEHTSLEYQGYLNGAVETGRRAAQEIITDLG, via the coding sequence ATGTCTCGCACCCCCATGCTCCGCACCCTGCACCGCATCGCGGCCCGGGCCACCCGGCAAGCACCCGAGCAGGCAGGCATCTCCCGGCGGACCCTGCTCCGGACGTCAGCGGCGTCCGTAGCGGCGCTGGGCCTCACCGGCGCCGGCCTCTCCGCCGAGACACCCGCACGCGCCGCCTCCACCGCCGACATCGTCGTGGTCGGCGCCGGCCTGGCCGGGCTGACCGCGGCCTACGAACTCCGCAAAGCGGGCTACCGGGCAACCGTCATCGAAGCCGCTGACCGGATCGGCGGCCGCTGTTACACCGACCGGTCCACGTTCGGCGGCCAGATCGTCGAGCACGGCGGCGAACTCATCGACACCGGACACGACGCGATCCTCGGGCTCATCGACGAACTCGGCCTGAAGACCACGAACCTGATCGAAGCGGAACCGGCCGGAACCGAGCCGCTGTACTACTTCGACGGCGCACCCTGGTCCTACGCCGACGCGCAGCGCGACCTCAGCGTCGTCGCGGCCCGCGCCGCCGCCGACGCCGAAGCCGCCGACTTCCCCACCACCTACTACAGCTCCACCCGGCAGGGCCGGAAACTCGACGCGATGTCGATCGACGACTGGATCAACACGCGGGTGCCGGGCGGCATCCGGTCGAAGGCCGGCCGGCTGCTCTCCACGGCCTTCACCATCGAGTACGGGGCGGACAGCAGCGAGCAGTCCGCGCTCAACCTGGTCTACCTGTTCGGATACCAGGAGTCCGACGACATCACCCTGTTCGGCCCCTCCGACGAGGCGTTCCACGTCACCGGCGGCAACGACCTCATCGTCAGTAGACTGGCGGCGAAACTGCCCGGGCAGATCACCACCGGTACCGCCCTCCGGGCCCTCAGCCGTACCAGCAGCGGCTGGGCCGTCACCGTCGGACCGAGCACGGGGCCGGGACGTTCCACCACGGTCACGGCCGACCGGGTGATCCTCGCGTTGCCGTTCAGCCTGCTGCGGGACGTCGACCTCTCCCTGGCGGGCTTCCCCGCCCGCAAGCTCACCGCCATCAACACCTCCAACATGGGTACCAACACCAAGCTGCACATGCAGTTCTCCGAACGCGTCTGGAACCGGCTCGGCTACACCGGTGAGGTCTTCACCGACCTCGGGTTCCAGAACACCTGGGAGGTGACGCGAGGACAGACCGGCACCGCCGGAGTCCTGGTCAACTTCACCGGCGGCAGCGCCGGCGCCGATTTCGCCACCCTCAACACCGCCGAGTACGCCAAGAGGTTCCTCGCACAGGCCGAACCGACCGTTCCCGGCCTGACCACGTCATGGAACGGCAAGGCGACCCTCCAGTACTGGACCGCCTACCCATGGACCCGCGGGTCGTACTCCTACTACGCCCCGGGCCAGTACACCACCATCACCGGGGTCGAGGAGGAGGCCGTGAACGGCTGCCACTTCGCCGGTGAGCACACCTCGCTCGAATACCAGGGCTACCTGAACGGCGCGGTCGAGACCGGCCGGCGAGCAGCACAGGAGATCATCACCGATCTCGGCTGA
- a CDS encoding GGDEF domain-containing protein, producing the protein MGISAATTWAVIAGAQRVRRSRRLSWLLLAAGQFSYTVGDIAYYIAHAFFDSDAFPSVADLFYLLQYPLVGAALVLLVRRRTPAWDMATLLDAVILALGLGMLWWVYLIGPLVTGFDASESMASVLVSIAYPVMDLIVLATAIRLAVGAGSRSTAFRLLMASLLAMLAADMLYGLQTANDTYQDGGAPDVLWLCEYVLLGAAALHPSMRTLDRRAKVALPSVTAGRVLLLSLAALLPMVVLYARYVTEQHAGAPIVLLCGVSLFALVITRMWMVLGIQQRLAIVDDLTGLNARGVLLSHLDLEVERGQQHRHEVGIILLDVDQFKLIEQIHGQPGGHEVLADLAHRLVRLCGNAAILGRMGDNMFAAVLPGYGGADLNGAAVRIREVVEREKFAVGDQEDVRVTVSIGLASLHDDGAGSSELIEHAELALRQAKSAGRNRVFGTAGPVERRW; encoded by the coding sequence ATGGGCATCAGCGCTGCCACCACCTGGGCGGTGATCGCCGGAGCACAGCGTGTGCGCCGTTCACGGCGGTTGTCATGGCTGCTGCTCGCCGCTGGACAGTTCTCCTACACCGTCGGCGACATCGCCTACTACATCGCCCACGCGTTCTTCGACAGCGACGCCTTCCCATCCGTGGCCGACCTGTTCTACCTGTTGCAGTACCCGCTCGTGGGTGCGGCGCTGGTCCTGCTGGTACGCCGCCGGACGCCGGCCTGGGACATGGCGACCCTGCTGGACGCGGTGATCCTGGCGCTCGGTCTCGGAATGCTCTGGTGGGTATATCTGATCGGCCCGCTCGTCACCGGCTTCGACGCGTCCGAGTCCATGGCGAGCGTCCTGGTCTCCATCGCCTATCCGGTCATGGACCTGATCGTGCTGGCCACCGCCATCCGGCTCGCCGTCGGCGCCGGCTCCCGCTCGACGGCGTTCCGTCTGTTGATGGCCAGCCTCCTGGCCATGCTCGCGGCCGACATGCTGTACGGGCTGCAGACCGCCAACGACACCTATCAGGACGGCGGCGCGCCGGACGTGCTGTGGCTCTGCGAGTACGTGCTGCTCGGCGCGGCCGCACTGCACCCGAGCATGCGGACCCTGGACCGGCGGGCCAAGGTGGCGCTGCCCAGCGTCACGGCCGGCCGGGTGCTCCTGCTGTCGCTCGCGGCCCTGCTCCCCATGGTGGTGCTCTACGCGCGGTACGTCACCGAACAACACGCGGGCGCACCGATCGTCCTGCTGTGCGGTGTCAGCCTGTTCGCCCTGGTGATCACCAGGATGTGGATGGTTCTCGGCATCCAGCAGCGGCTCGCGATCGTCGACGATCTGACCGGACTGAACGCCCGCGGCGTGCTGTTGTCCCACCTCGACCTGGAGGTCGAACGGGGACAGCAACATCGGCACGAGGTGGGCATCATTCTGCTCGACGTCGACCAGTTCAAGCTCATCGAACAGATCCACGGACAGCCCGGTGGACACGAGGTGCTCGCCGATCTGGCGCACCGGCTGGTCCGCCTCTGCGGCAACGCCGCGATCCTCGGACGGATGGGCGACAACATGTTCGCCGCCGTTCTGCCCGGCTACGGCGGCGCCGACCTCAACGGCGCCGCGGTCCGCATCCGAGAGGTGGTCGAGCGGGAGAAGTTCGCCGTCGGCGACCAGGAGGACGTCCGGGTCACCGTATCGATCGGTCTCGCCAGCCTGCACGACGACGGCGCCGGCTCCAGCGAACTGATCGAGCACGCCGAACTGGCCCTGCGACAGGCCAAGTCGGCCGGCCGCAACCGCGTCTTCGGCACCGCGGGACCCGTCGAACGGCGCTGGTAG
- a CDS encoding SGNH/GDSL hydrolase family protein produces the protein MRAWLPFTVGVLFLGGTAVPAGAAVAAVDYVALGDSYAAGTGSSASGDSCGRRSTGYPALWAASHAVTSYQNLACARDRTSDVLSEQISALGAGSDLVTLTVGGNDIGFIDTIVTCVLWSDDSCLGAIADGNEILENDLPGRLDTVNAAIRAAAPDAEVVVVGYPWLFEPGTCPGGLSLVKRQALNDTADRLDDLIAARAQAAGFTFADVRTAFEGHRVCSGTPWLNRVDLLALTATYHPNDTGYEQGYLATLNKLTD, from the coding sequence GTGCGTGCCTGGCTACCTTTTACGGTCGGTGTTCTGTTCCTCGGCGGCACCGCCGTTCCGGCCGGAGCCGCGGTGGCCGCGGTGGACTATGTGGCACTCGGTGACTCGTACGCGGCGGGCACCGGTTCCAGCGCCTCGGGCGACTCCTGCGGCCGGCGGTCCACGGGTTACCCGGCGCTCTGGGCCGCGTCGCACGCCGTCACCTCGTACCAGAATCTCGCCTGTGCCCGGGACCGGACCAGCGACGTGCTCAGCGAGCAGATCTCCGCGCTCGGCGCCGGCTCCGACCTGGTGACGCTCACCGTCGGCGGCAACGACATCGGCTTCATCGACACGATCGTCACCTGCGTGCTGTGGAGCGACGACAGTTGCCTCGGCGCGATCGCGGACGGCAACGAGATCCTGGAGAACGATCTTCCCGGCCGGCTCGACACCGTCAACGCCGCGATCCGTGCGGCCGCCCCGGACGCCGAGGTGGTGGTGGTCGGCTATCCATGGCTCTTCGAGCCCGGCACCTGCCCCGGCGGCCTCAGCCTGGTCAAACGGCAGGCTCTCAACGACACCGCGGACCGGCTGGACGACCTGATCGCGGCTCGGGCCCAGGCGGCGGGATTCACCTTCGCCGACGTCCGGACGGCCTTCGAGGGGCACCGGGTCTGCTCGGGCACACCGTGGCTCAACCGGGTCGATCTGCTCGCCCTCACCGCCACCTACCACCCCAACGACACCGGCTACGAGCAGGGCTATCTCGCCACACTCAACAAACTCACCGACTGA
- a CDS encoding tetratricopeptide repeat protein — protein MGVHDVVADLLTAVRARVTAFREYGDAAAVLSRAAAEQAEELVRAAGPATLPVEVAAVAGWLYWCRFEADPDGGLPALRRATDLFVPVGQADPLLLPAPLREPLIEEYERQARALLEPAVTSGDVTGLPYATGLLYRIVQATAPEDPRRAAALSDLSVAAQLRYADNSDLTELDEAVAFGRAAVATLARADFLTNLSSARLSQYRAYGDVAALTEAVSLAEAATRARPTSATIHRALVRAVRACFDRTGLLADLDRIVNAARAGMAEADPVPELRLALAHALWERYRRAEALADLDEVVATCRGALGGTPAPDERVTWLSMLGQALGVRYGRTWERRNLDEAVTVSRQAAREADPGARVPHLLHLASVLDERLRIAWSADDETEQVLSLRAATEAGPEHKDHARALQHLGGALVGRFQRRGRKADLDEAISHTRAAVATSGADAATRRKALSNLAVSLEIRRGPGDLDEAVTTARAAVAVPGDSGSGTELANLGKVLTARFLLLGDLVDLEEAISVTRSAVRVSTDPVGRARCLNNLCGMLTRRFTTTRRIVDLDEAIDAGRASVAAAPPRWPERTRYLTTLDLALRLRSAVRDG, from the coding sequence ATGGGAGTGCATGACGTGGTCGCCGATCTGCTGACGGCGGTCCGGGCGCGGGTCACCGCCTTCCGCGAGTACGGCGACGCCGCCGCCGTGCTGAGCCGAGCGGCCGCCGAGCAGGCCGAGGAACTGGTGCGGGCGGCCGGCCCGGCCACGTTGCCGGTGGAGGTCGCGGCCGTGGCGGGGTGGCTGTACTGGTGCCGGTTCGAGGCCGACCCCGACGGCGGTTTGCCCGCGCTGCGGCGAGCGACCGACCTGTTCGTGCCGGTCGGGCAGGCCGATCCGCTCCTGCTGCCGGCGCCGTTGCGGGAGCCGCTGATCGAGGAGTACGAACGTCAGGCGCGAGCGTTACTCGAGCCCGCCGTCACGTCCGGTGACGTCACCGGCCTTCCGTACGCCACCGGTCTGCTCTACCGGATCGTGCAGGCGACCGCACCGGAGGATCCGCGGCGAGCCGCTGCCCTGTCCGACCTGAGCGTCGCGGCGCAGTTGCGCTACGCCGACAACTCCGATCTCACGGAGCTCGACGAGGCGGTGGCGTTCGGCCGGGCGGCGGTGGCGACGCTCGCCCGGGCCGACTTCCTGACCAATCTCAGCAGCGCCCGGCTGTCGCAGTATCGGGCGTACGGCGATGTCGCCGCCCTGACCGAGGCGGTCAGCCTGGCCGAGGCCGCGACACGCGCCCGCCCCACCAGCGCCACCATCCACCGGGCCCTGGTGCGGGCGGTGCGGGCCTGCTTCGACCGTACCGGTCTTTTGGCCGATCTTGATCGGATCGTGAATGCGGCCCGGGCCGGTATGGCCGAAGCGGATCCGGTGCCGGAACTCCGCCTTGCGCTCGCGCATGCGCTCTGGGAGCGCTACCGCCGAGCCGAGGCGCTCGCCGATCTCGACGAGGTCGTCGCGACCTGCCGCGGTGCCCTCGGCGGCACCCCGGCGCCGGACGAGCGAGTCACCTGGCTGTCCATGCTCGGGCAGGCGCTCGGCGTCCGGTACGGCCGTACCTGGGAGCGGCGGAACCTCGACGAGGCGGTGACGGTCAGCCGGCAGGCCGCTCGCGAGGCGGATCCCGGCGCGCGTGTCCCGCACCTGCTGCACCTCGCCTCGGTACTGGACGAACGGCTGAGAATCGCCTGGTCGGCGGACGACGAAACGGAGCAGGTACTCAGTCTGCGGGCCGCCACCGAAGCCGGTCCGGAGCACAAGGACCACGCTCGGGCGCTGCAGCATCTGGGCGGCGCGCTGGTGGGCCGGTTCCAGCGACGGGGCCGGAAGGCCGACCTCGACGAGGCGATCAGTCACACGCGGGCGGCGGTGGCCACATCCGGCGCGGATGCCGCGACCCGGCGAAAGGCGCTGTCGAATCTCGCGGTCAGCCTGGAGATCCGGCGCGGGCCTGGCGACCTGGACGAGGCGGTGACGACGGCCCGGGCCGCTGTCGCCGTCCCCGGCGACAGCGGAAGTGGCACCGAGCTGGCCAATCTCGGCAAAGTACTGACCGCCAGGTTCTTACTGCTAGGCGACCTCGTGGATCTCGAGGAGGCGATCAGCGTCACCCGGTCCGCGGTCCGGGTCAGCACCGACCCGGTCGGACGGGCTCGCTGCCTCAACAACCTGTGCGGCATGCTGACCCGGCGATTCACGACGACCCGGCGCATCGTGGACCTGGACGAGGCGATCGATGCCGGCCGTGCGAGCGTTGCGGCCGCGCCGCCGCGCTGGCCCGAACGTACCCGGTACCTGACGACGCTGGACCTCGCCCTGCGGTTGCGCTCCGCGGTTCGGGACGGGTAG
- a CDS encoding tetratricopeptide repeat protein, giving the protein MSAPDLLSDLTDRVRAYERGEPAGVCDPRIVDHVVRLMGSAIASGDTNQIVATAKVVVQAHWYRHQATGHEFELQSALSLASLLTGLDAGAVPPPVAECLNERGRRADEGVRLLGQVVSGSDPNALDRAVALLTAALHATASAELSHAVLSTNLGSALRIRFERHGDGADLERAIELHTAAMNATGTGRPGATVNLAGVMHLRFKLGGDRADLDRCVELLTTAVDLSGSDDAARLGAMTSLGNMLNLRFHHTGRTTDLDRAISLLGDALRQTPHHDHDTRQFHLGGAHLSRFRSLGATADLDKAIPLLAAAADATGPDHPERAFRLRELGDAYQRRFTRRHDPADLERAADCLDAVAQAGTHEYVNLGMVLVELFQQRGDPDHLDRAIEVLTTAGALSDLGNALHMRFRHRHRSADLEGAISRLTEALAATDRGSEQSGYTASNLAVALQTRYHWHADPDDLERVIDLLGTALPLLSPDDPKRVGLLCNLGTALHDRFDLHQRPADLDQAIALLGTAANTAAAIHQDGAAVLGNLGAAMAARFQHHRHRADLGQAVDAHAAAMAATGPHHVDFPIRQQSLAGALYARFQELGDEADLRRAEGLWSQAGRKATTPAGLRVSAGRERAAAIAQTYGPGAAADAYGEVVDLLPLLIQRGSHRSDQYLQLRRYAFGLAGDAAATAVAANRGKDAAETLEQGRGLLWAQLLDTRSDLTRLWRVNPALAARLTALRTELDHPAGGDAAG; this is encoded by the coding sequence ATGTCCGCGCCAGACCTCCTCTCCGATCTGACGGACCGGGTCCGGGCGTACGAGCGAGGCGAACCCGCCGGGGTCTGCGACCCTCGGATCGTGGACCACGTGGTGCGGCTCATGGGGTCCGCCATCGCCTCGGGCGACACGAACCAGATCGTCGCCACGGCCAAGGTCGTGGTGCAGGCACATTGGTACCGGCATCAGGCCACCGGGCACGAGTTCGAGCTGCAGAGCGCGCTCAGTCTCGCCTCCCTCCTCACCGGCCTCGACGCCGGCGCCGTCCCACCGCCGGTCGCGGAGTGCCTGAACGAGCGGGGTCGTCGCGCCGACGAGGGCGTACGCCTGCTGGGCCAGGTGGTCAGCGGCAGCGACCCGAACGCGCTCGATCGCGCCGTCGCCCTGCTGACCGCGGCCCTGCACGCGACGGCCTCCGCCGAGCTCAGCCACGCGGTCCTGTCGACCAACCTCGGCAGCGCGCTGCGGATCCGGTTCGAGCGCCACGGCGACGGAGCCGACCTGGAGAGGGCGATCGAGTTGCACACCGCGGCGATGAACGCCACCGGCACCGGTCGTCCGGGGGCGACGGTCAACCTGGCCGGGGTGATGCACCTGCGGTTCAAGCTGGGCGGCGACCGCGCCGACCTGGACCGGTGCGTCGAGTTGCTGACCACCGCGGTGGACCTCTCGGGCTCGGACGACGCCGCCCGGCTCGGGGCCATGACCAGTCTCGGCAACATGCTGAACCTGCGGTTCCACCACACCGGCCGGACGACCGACCTCGACCGGGCGATCAGCCTGCTCGGCGACGCGCTGCGGCAGACCCCGCACCACGATCACGACACCCGCCAGTTCCATCTCGGCGGGGCTCACCTGAGCAGGTTCCGGTCGCTCGGCGCCACGGCGGACCTCGACAAGGCGATCCCCCTGCTCGCCGCAGCGGCCGACGCCACCGGGCCGGATCACCCGGAGCGCGCCTTCCGGCTGCGGGAACTGGGAGACGCGTACCAGCGCCGCTTCACCCGACGGCATGACCCGGCGGACCTGGAGCGGGCAGCCGACTGTCTCGACGCGGTGGCCCAGGCCGGCACGCATGAATACGTCAACCTCGGGATGGTTCTGGTCGAACTGTTCCAGCAGCGCGGCGATCCGGATCACCTCGATCGTGCGATCGAGGTCCTCACCACCGCCGGTGCCCTCTCCGATCTCGGCAACGCCTTGCACATGAGATTCCGGCATCGGCACCGGTCCGCTGACCTCGAGGGCGCGATCAGCCGGCTGACCGAGGCACTGGCGGCCACCGACCGAGGCTCCGAGCAATCCGGCTACACGGCGTCGAATCTGGCCGTAGCGCTGCAGACCCGGTACCACTGGCACGCCGACCCGGATGATCTCGAGCGGGTCATCGACCTTCTCGGTACCGCCCTGCCGCTGTTGAGCCCGGACGACCCGAAGCGGGTCGGGCTGCTGTGCAACCTCGGCACCGCGCTGCACGACCGCTTCGACCTGCACCAGCGACCGGCCGACCTGGACCAGGCCATCGCCTTGCTCGGCACCGCCGCGAACACCGCCGCCGCCATCCACCAGGACGGCGCCGCCGTGCTGGGGAATCTCGGCGCCGCGATGGCCGCCCGGTTCCAGCACCACCGCCACCGGGCGGACCTCGGCCAGGCCGTCGACGCGCATGCGGCCGCGATGGCCGCCACCGGCCCGCACCACGTCGACTTCCCGATCCGCCAGCAAAGCCTGGCCGGCGCGCTCTACGCCCGCTTCCAGGAGCTGGGCGACGAGGCGGACCTCCGGCGGGCGGAGGGCCTCTGGTCACAGGCGGGGCGGAAGGCCACGACGCCGGCCGGCCTGCGGGTCAGCGCCGGTCGTGAACGTGCCGCCGCGATCGCCCAGACGTACGGGCCCGGCGCCGCCGCCGACGCCTACGGTGAGGTCGTCGACCTGCTGCCGCTGCTGATCCAACGCGGATCCCACCGGTCCGACCAGTACCTTCAGCTTCGGCGCTACGCGTTCGGACTGGCCGGCGACGCCGCCGCGACGGCAGTGGCCGCGAACCGCGGCAAGGACGCGGCCGAAACGCTCGAACAGGGCCGGGGACTGCTGTGGGCCCAGCTGCTCGACACCCGGTCCGACCTGACTCGCCTCTGGCGAGTGAACCCCGCGCTGGCGGCGCGCCTCACGGCCTTGCGCACTGAACTCGATCATCCGGCCGGCGGGGACGCCGCGGGCTAA